A genomic window from Streptomyces sp. 846.5 includes:
- a CDS encoding MFS transporter, which translates to MSQPPESTTAAPAEFTTAEAVLPATGTGEPPRWLILLLAVSCGLTVANLYYAQPLLSSLRQVFGIDAATAGWLVTISQIGYALGLLFIVPLGDRVENRRLVTVLLGITTVSLVVAGAAPGFAVLLVAVLLFATTLVVVQILVPFAADLAPSHIRGRIVGQVMSGLLAGILLSRTLGSLLAEATDWRVVYLASAALMAALALVLRAALPTRRPSTGVPYPELLRSTARLVRQHPALRRRALYQATMFGAFSAFWTTVSFLLTSAPFHYNQLGVGLFALVGAGGVVVAPLAGRWADRGLVRPMTAAALLTAALAFGLAGVGQHSIIALGAAAILLDMAVQTTLILGQNVIFQLDPDSRARLNSAYMAIFFLGGALGSQLASTVYRADGWTAVATLGVALPVAGLLLWGTERRRRAAVEPELQLGG; encoded by the coding sequence GTGTCCCAGCCGCCCGAGTCCACCACCGCCGCCCCCGCCGAGTTCACCACCGCCGAAGCTGTACTCCCCGCGACCGGGACGGGAGAACCCCCGCGCTGGCTCATCCTGCTCCTGGCGGTCTCCTGCGGACTGACCGTCGCCAACCTCTACTACGCCCAGCCGCTGCTCAGCAGTCTGCGTCAGGTCTTCGGCATCGACGCGGCCACCGCCGGATGGCTGGTGACCATCAGTCAGATCGGCTATGCCCTGGGCCTGCTGTTCATCGTCCCGCTCGGCGACCGGGTGGAGAACCGACGGCTCGTCACCGTGCTGCTGGGCATCACCACCGTCTCGTTGGTCGTGGCCGGCGCCGCACCCGGATTCGCCGTCCTGCTCGTCGCGGTGCTGCTGTTCGCCACCACGCTCGTCGTCGTCCAGATCCTCGTGCCGTTCGCCGCGGACCTGGCCCCCAGCCACATCCGGGGCCGCATAGTCGGCCAGGTGATGAGCGGGCTACTGGCCGGCATCCTGCTCTCCCGCACCCTCGGCAGCCTGCTCGCGGAGGCCACCGACTGGCGCGTCGTCTACCTCGCCTCGGCAGCGCTGATGGCCGCCCTCGCCCTGGTGCTGCGTGCGGCCCTGCCGACCCGTCGTCCGAGCACCGGCGTGCCGTACCCGGAGCTCCTGCGCTCCACCGCCCGGCTGGTGCGGCAGCACCCGGCGCTGCGACGGCGAGCCCTCTACCAGGCGACCATGTTCGGGGCGTTCAGCGCCTTCTGGACCACCGTCTCCTTTCTCCTCACCAGCGCGCCGTTCCACTACAACCAGCTGGGCGTGGGCCTGTTCGCCCTGGTCGGCGCGGGCGGCGTGGTGGTCGCGCCGCTGGCCGGACGCTGGGCCGACCGCGGCCTCGTCCGGCCGATGACGGCGGCGGCGCTGCTCACCGCCGCCCTCGCCTTCGGCCTGGCCGGCGTCGGCCAGCACAGCATCATCGCCCTCGGCGCGGCAGCGATCCTGCTGGACATGGCCGTGCAGACCACCCTCATCCTGGGCCAGAACGTCATCTTCCAGCTCGACCCGGACTCCCGCGCCCGGCTCAACAGCGCCTACATGGCCATCTTCTTCCTCGGCGGCGCGCTCGGCTCGCAACTCGCCTCCACGGTCTACCGCGCCGACGGGTGGACGGCAGTCGCCACCCTCGGCGTGGCACTCCCCGTAGCGGGGCTGCTGCTCTGGGGCACCGAGCGGCGTAGGCGGGCTGCGGTGGAGCCCGAGCTTCAGCTTGGGGGCTGA
- a CDS encoding YceI family protein: protein MTDQGSAPSATSASTSTEGPAGPLPGVYRVDPDQTVIRFRARSMYGLIPVKGTFTVGQGEFTVAEDVAASTIDVSVSAASFASGNAKRDEHIRSADYLEAAAHRTIVFRSASVQQGSGITAPGELTVRGVTQPCVLSIAEVTGDDKTVTAKATTTVDRYAFGLTKQKGMVGRQTVLEIEVVAVRESEPAPAEASSAAPAEAPAETPAEPLAETAAETEAPAEAPTEAASEPPAESSTPDQPPS from the coding sequence ATGACCGACCAGGGCTCAGCCCCATCCGCGACCTCGGCCTCGACTTCGACCGAAGGTCCGGCCGGTCCACTGCCGGGTGTCTACCGGGTCGACCCGGACCAGACGGTGATCCGATTCCGGGCCCGTTCCATGTACGGCCTGATCCCGGTGAAGGGCACATTCACGGTCGGGCAGGGGGAGTTCACCGTTGCTGAGGATGTCGCCGCGTCGACGATCGACGTATCCGTGTCGGCGGCGAGCTTCGCGAGCGGCAACGCCAAGCGGGACGAGCACATCCGCTCTGCCGACTACCTGGAGGCCGCGGCCCACCGCACGATCGTGTTCCGCAGCGCGAGCGTCCAGCAGGGGAGCGGGATCACCGCGCCCGGTGAGCTCACCGTCCGTGGCGTGACGCAGCCCTGCGTTCTGTCCATCGCCGAAGTGACCGGCGACGACAAGACGGTGACGGCGAAGGCAACCACAACGGTCGACCGCTACGCCTTCGGGCTGACCAAGCAGAAGGGGATGGTCGGGCGGCAGACCGTCCTGGAGATCGAGGTCGTCGCCGTCCGCGAGTCCGAACCAGCCCCGGCAGAGGCTTCGAGCGCAGCACCGGCCGAAGCACCGGCGGAGACCCCGGCCGAACCCCTCGCCGAGACCGCCGCCGAGACCGAAGCCCCTGCAGAGGCCCCGACCGAGGCCGCGTCCGAACCACCCGCCGAGAGTTCGACCCCCGATCAGCCCCCAAGCTGA